A genomic segment from Segniliparus rotundus DSM 44985 encodes:
- the efeB gene encoding iron uptake transporter deferrochelatase/peroxidase subunit, protein MNNSLEPRYSRRQLLAVGGASAVVAAGAGAAAGRAHIPERAAAGSDRDGVVPFRAAHQAGIVTAQQDQLHFAALDVMTESREELVALIKQWTVMAERMTKGQEATPGGAMGGNPLAPPQDTGEAFDLAPAQLTITVGFGPGIFEKDGKDRFGLAKHRPEPLTPLPGFPGDALEPARCGGDVVIQACANDPQVAVHAVRNLVRTGFGVVSVRWSQLGFGRTSSTSTRQVTPRNLFGFKDGTNNIKAEETNELDKHIWVAKDDGPDWLVGGTYLVARRIRMNIERWDRDFLKDQEQTIGRTKESGAPLSGGGEFEPLDLDAKLGVEPAIPWNAHVRLASHQNLGGIRILRRGYNFTDGSDGVGHLDAGLFFLAFCRDPQKQFVPMQQTLAKSDALNEYIKHTGSALFVCPPGLGDGEYWGQKLFEG, encoded by the coding sequence ATGAACAACTCTCTTGAACCCCGGTACTCCCGGCGCCAGCTCCTCGCCGTCGGCGGGGCAAGCGCGGTTGTGGCGGCTGGAGCGGGCGCCGCGGCGGGGCGCGCGCACATCCCTGAGCGCGCCGCCGCAGGATCGGACCGCGACGGGGTTGTGCCGTTCCGGGCCGCGCATCAGGCCGGGATCGTCACCGCGCAGCAAGACCAGCTGCATTTCGCCGCCCTCGATGTGATGACCGAGTCGCGCGAGGAACTGGTCGCCCTCATCAAACAGTGGACTGTGATGGCCGAGCGCATGACGAAGGGGCAGGAAGCGACCCCCGGAGGCGCCATGGGCGGCAATCCGCTCGCGCCGCCCCAAGACACCGGTGAGGCGTTCGACCTGGCGCCCGCCCAGCTCACCATCACCGTCGGCTTCGGCCCTGGGATCTTCGAGAAGGACGGCAAAGACCGGTTCGGGCTCGCGAAACACCGGCCGGAGCCGCTCACGCCGTTGCCCGGTTTCCCCGGCGACGCGTTGGAGCCCGCGCGTTGCGGCGGCGACGTCGTGATCCAAGCCTGCGCCAATGACCCGCAGGTCGCGGTCCACGCCGTGCGCAACCTGGTGCGAACAGGCTTCGGCGTGGTCTCGGTGCGTTGGTCCCAGCTCGGCTTCGGGCGCACCTCGTCCACCTCGACGCGCCAAGTGACGCCCCGGAATTTGTTCGGCTTCAAGGACGGCACCAACAACATCAAGGCCGAGGAAACAAACGAGCTCGACAAACACATCTGGGTGGCCAAGGACGACGGGCCGGACTGGCTTGTCGGCGGGACGTATCTCGTGGCCCGGCGGATCCGGATGAACATTGAGCGGTGGGACCGCGATTTCCTCAAGGACCAGGAGCAGACCATCGGGCGCACGAAGGAAAGCGGCGCCCCGCTGTCGGGCGGGGGCGAGTTCGAACCGCTGGACCTCGACGCGAAGCTCGGCGTCGAGCCCGCGATCCCCTGGAACGCCCATGTGCGCCTCGCCTCGCACCAAAATCTCGGCGGCATACGAATCCTGCGGCGCGGGTACAATTTCACGGACGGCTCCGATGGCGTGGGCCATCTGGACGCCGGATTGTTCTTCTTGGCGTTTTGCCGAGACCCGCAGAAACAGTTCGTGCCCATGCAACAGACCCTCGCCAAGAGCGACGCGCTCAACGAGTACATCAAGCACACCGGGTCCGCCCTTTTCGTCTGCCCGCCAGGACTTGGGGACGGCGAATACTGGGGCCAGAAGCTTTTCGAGGGCTGA
- a CDS encoding GNAT family N-acetyltransferase produces the protein MGQTGYGVQVVQRLLPDQWRILRRLRLAGLVEVIGEDHEYYAKEEAFDEVAWQSMIATHPQFVASSHSVPVGLASLLLEPEREAEVSFLWVEPQHRGSGVAEALMAAVADWVSRGGYRAGETLKRNRRL, from the coding sequence ATGGGCCAAACCGGGTACGGGGTGCAAGTGGTCCAACGGCTGTTGCCGGACCAGTGGCGGATCCTGCGCAGGCTGCGGCTGGCCGGCCTTGTGGAGGTGATCGGCGAGGACCACGAGTACTACGCGAAAGAAGAAGCGTTCGACGAGGTCGCGTGGCAATCGATGATCGCGACCCACCCGCAGTTCGTGGCCAGCTCGCACAGCGTGCCCGTCGGGCTGGCCAGCCTCCTGTTGGAGCCCGAGCGGGAGGCGGAGGTCTCGTTCCTCTGGGTAGAGCCGCAGCACCGAGGCTCCGGGGTCGCCGAAGCGCTCATGGCCGCCGTCGCCGACTGGGTGAGCCGAGGCGGGTATCGCGCGGGGGAGACCTTGAAAAGGAACCGAAGGCTGTGA
- a CDS encoding acetyl/propionyl/methylcrotonyl-CoA carboxylase subunit alpha, which translates to MPNITTAFDSVLVANRGEIAIRVIRAAQDAGLRSIAVYAEPDANAPFARLADEAFALGGKTPLESYLVIDKIIAVAERSGAKAIHPGYGFLSENADFAQAVIDAGLVWIGPPPQAIRDLGDKVTARRIALKVGAPLVPGTDKPVSSSDEVLAFAQEHGLPVAIKAAFGGGGRGMKVARTMEEIPELFDSATREATAAFGRGECFVERYLDRPRHVEAQIVADTHGNVVVVGTRDCTLQRRFQKLVEEAPAPFLTDEQRESIHSSAKAIARETGYHGAGTVEYLVGEDGLVSFLEVNTRLQVEHPVTEETAGIDLVLEQFRIAAGATLSISEDPEPRGHSFEFRINSEDAGTGFLPNTGKITTYRQPNGPGVRLDSGVEAGTVVGGQFDSMLAKLIVTGRDRNEALARARRALDEFALEGLATTIPFHRLVVRDPAFIGDGQKFNVHTRWIETEWNNTVAPFADPAEHDDEQNLGTRGVVVEVGGRRLEVLLPEELFTAANNTGVIRRKPKPRHKVAGASAQGGNSVTAPMRGTVVKVAVELGQTVESGELIAVLEAMKMENPISAHKSGVITKLHVETGATVSPGAVLAELADAAS; encoded by the coding sequence ATGCCGAACATCACCACGGCGTTTGATTCGGTTCTCGTCGCCAACCGAGGCGAGATCGCTATTCGGGTGATTCGAGCGGCCCAAGACGCGGGGCTGCGCAGCATTGCGGTCTACGCCGAGCCCGACGCGAACGCTCCGTTCGCGCGGCTCGCGGACGAAGCCTTCGCGCTCGGCGGCAAGACCCCGCTGGAAAGCTACCTCGTCATCGACAAGATCATCGCCGTCGCGGAGCGCTCGGGAGCCAAGGCGATCCACCCCGGCTACGGCTTCCTGTCCGAGAACGCCGATTTCGCGCAGGCGGTCATCGACGCGGGCCTGGTCTGGATCGGGCCCCCGCCGCAGGCGATCCGCGACCTCGGCGACAAGGTGACCGCGCGTCGAATCGCGCTCAAAGTGGGCGCGCCGCTGGTGCCCGGCACGGACAAGCCGGTGAGCAGCTCCGACGAAGTGCTCGCCTTCGCGCAGGAGCACGGCCTGCCGGTGGCCATCAAAGCCGCGTTCGGCGGCGGCGGGCGCGGCATGAAGGTGGCCCGGACCATGGAGGAAATCCCCGAGCTTTTCGACTCCGCGACCCGTGAGGCGACTGCGGCCTTCGGCCGGGGCGAATGTTTCGTCGAACGCTACCTCGACCGCCCGCGTCACGTCGAGGCGCAGATCGTGGCCGACACGCACGGCAACGTCGTCGTCGTCGGCACCCGCGACTGCACCTTGCAACGCCGCTTCCAGAAGCTTGTCGAAGAGGCCCCGGCGCCGTTCCTCACCGACGAGCAGCGCGAGAGCATCCACTCCTCGGCGAAGGCCATCGCCCGCGAGACGGGCTACCACGGCGCAGGAACGGTCGAATACCTCGTCGGCGAAGACGGGCTCGTCTCCTTCCTTGAAGTGAACACCCGATTGCAGGTCGAGCACCCGGTCACTGAGGAGACCGCCGGCATCGACCTGGTGCTGGAGCAGTTCCGCATCGCCGCTGGCGCGACGCTGTCCATCTCCGAGGACCCCGAGCCGCGCGGGCACAGTTTCGAGTTCCGCATCAACAGCGAGGACGCGGGCACCGGATTCCTCCCGAACACCGGCAAGATCACCACGTACCGCCAGCCCAACGGCCCCGGCGTGCGGCTCGACTCCGGCGTGGAGGCTGGGACCGTCGTCGGCGGGCAGTTCGACTCCATGCTCGCCAAGCTCATCGTCACCGGCCGGGACCGCAACGAGGCCCTCGCCCGCGCGCGGCGCGCGCTGGACGAGTTCGCGCTGGAAGGCCTCGCCACCACGATCCCGTTCCACCGCCTCGTGGTGCGCGACCCTGCGTTCATCGGCGACGGGCAGAAGTTCAACGTGCACACGCGGTGGATCGAGACCGAATGGAACAACACGGTCGCCCCGTTCGCCGACCCCGCCGAGCACGACGACGAACAAAACCTCGGCACTCGTGGCGTGGTGGTCGAGGTCGGCGGTCGCCGTCTCGAAGTGCTGCTGCCCGAAGAGCTCTTCACCGCTGCGAACAACACCGGAGTCATCCGGCGCAAGCCGAAGCCCCGGCACAAGGTCGCGGGCGCGTCCGCCCAGGGCGGCAACAGCGTCACCGCGCCGATGCGCGGCACAGTGGTGAAGGTGGCCGTGGAGCTGGGCCAGACGGTGGAGTCCGGCGAACTCATCGCGGTCCTGGAAGCCATGAAGATGGAGAACCCGATCAGCGCCCACAAATCCGGGGTCATCACGAAACTGCATGTGGAGACCGGCGCGACCGTCTCCCCCGGAGCCGTGTTGGCAGAACTCGCCGACGCCGCAAGCTAA
- a CDS encoding sulfurtransferase, whose amino-acid sequence MHVDPASVAAGYAVPERVVSTEWLSANLGHRQLRLLEANEDSLVYDAGHIPTAAKVDWRTELASPNSHDVLDPSRFASLLNSKGIDRNHTVVVYGDKQNRWAAHLVWILTLFGHTDVRLLDGGRAAWLAEGRETTLDFPRLAQADYPLVKRDDETNRVFRDQLARSLGSCTVLDVRSPEEYAGPRRPVPEYPVERSARAGHIPSAKNIPWASAIHPSGHFLSAAELTQVFDGLAEGKRSKVVTYCQIGERSAHTWFVLKFLLGVSSARNYDGGWSEWGNTVAAPFATGEEPGAP is encoded by the coding sequence GTGCATGTGGACCCTGCTTCTGTCGCAGCCGGCTACGCAGTCCCGGAGCGGGTCGTCAGCACCGAATGGCTGTCGGCGAACCTCGGCCACCGGCAACTTCGCCTCCTGGAGGCGAACGAAGACAGCCTCGTGTACGACGCTGGGCACATTCCGACTGCCGCCAAGGTGGATTGGCGCACAGAGCTCGCGAGCCCCAACAGCCACGACGTGCTCGACCCTTCCCGGTTCGCCTCGCTCCTCAACAGCAAAGGCATCGATCGCAACCACACGGTGGTGGTCTACGGGGACAAACAGAACCGGTGGGCGGCGCACTTGGTGTGGATTCTGACCCTGTTCGGGCACACGGACGTCCGCCTGCTCGACGGCGGACGCGCCGCGTGGCTCGCCGAGGGCAGGGAGACGACACTCGACTTCCCGCGGCTCGCCCAAGCGGATTACCCGCTCGTCAAACGCGACGACGAGACGAACCGGGTCTTCCGCGACCAGCTCGCGCGCTCCTTGGGCAGCTGCACCGTTCTCGACGTGCGCAGCCCGGAGGAATACGCCGGGCCCCGCAGGCCGGTGCCGGAATACCCGGTCGAGCGTTCGGCGCGAGCCGGGCACATCCCCTCGGCCAAAAACATTCCCTGGGCCAGCGCGATCCACCCAAGCGGACATTTCTTGTCCGCCGCGGAGCTCACGCAAGTCTTCGACGGCCTCGCCGAGGGCAAGCGGAGCAAGGTGGTGACGTACTGCCAGATCGGCGAGCGCTCCGCGCACACCTGGTTCGTGCTGAAATTCCTTCTCGGCGTGTCGAGCGCGCGCAATTACGATGGCGGGTGGAGCGAATGGGGCAACACCGTCGCCGCGCCCTTCGCCACAGGCGAGGAACCGGGCGCCCCATGA
- a CDS encoding Maf family protein encodes MADSPTSLRVVLASGSPSRRALLRGAGVEPEILVSDVDEEAIAAGLGPQADPGDVVAALAEAKAEAVAARLIEAASMGGPPSSGAQILVIAADSAFLSGGELHGKPHLPDVAWSRWQKMSGQVGTLLTGHCLLRIADGRIVARAQEVARGDIQFGDLTGDEARAYLATGEPLEVAGAFTLEGRGSWFIDRVEGAPSTVIGLGLPVLRRLLAEVGLDVAALWRAAGTAERLSAPDGELPVTTPR; translated from the coding sequence ATGGCGGATTCCCCCACGAGCCTTCGTGTTGTCCTTGCTTCCGGATCTCCTTCGCGGCGAGCCCTTTTGCGCGGAGCCGGGGTGGAGCCGGAAATCCTTGTCTCGGATGTCGATGAAGAGGCCATCGCAGCCGGACTCGGGCCGCAGGCAGACCCTGGCGATGTGGTGGCGGCGCTGGCCGAGGCCAAAGCCGAGGCGGTGGCGGCGCGGCTGATCGAAGCCGCCAGCATGGGGGGGCCTCCCTCGTCCGGGGCGCAAATCCTGGTCATCGCGGCCGATTCCGCATTCTTGTCAGGCGGCGAACTGCACGGCAAACCGCATCTGCCTGATGTCGCGTGGTCGCGCTGGCAAAAGATGTCCGGCCAAGTCGGGACGCTGCTGACCGGGCATTGTCTGCTGCGGATAGCGGACGGTCGGATCGTCGCGCGGGCGCAGGAGGTCGCGCGGGGGGATATCCAGTTCGGCGACCTCACCGGCGACGAGGCCAGGGCGTATCTCGCCACCGGCGAGCCTTTGGAGGTGGCCGGTGCCTTCACCCTGGAAGGCAGGGGCAGCTGGTTCATCGACCGCGTCGAAGGCGCCCCCTCCACCGTGATCGGACTGGGCTTGCCGGTGCTTCGGCGGCTGCTCGCCGAAGTCGGCCTGGACGTCGCCGCGCTGTGGCGCGCCGCCGGGACCGCGGAGCGGCTTTCAGCCCCGGACGGCGAACTGCCCGTCACAACGCCCCGATGA
- a CDS encoding acyl-CoA carboxylase subunit epsilon, translating to MTASTVVPHATEETSRGPIDFTVVKGNPTDEEVAALSAVLAELWAQRLWERDTRRHPRDLWRAGDQQLSYIPGGLPQSFLQEPSPPWRGA from the coding sequence ATGACAGCCTCAACCGTCGTTCCCCACGCCACCGAAGAAACCAGCCGTGGGCCGATTGACTTCACCGTCGTGAAGGGCAACCCCACGGATGAAGAAGTCGCAGCCCTCTCCGCGGTGCTGGCCGAGTTATGGGCCCAGCGGCTCTGGGAGCGCGACACCCGCAGGCATCCGCGCGACCTGTGGCGCGCAGGCGACCAGCAGTTGTCGTACATCCCCGGCGGGCTGCCGCAATCCTTCCTCCAGGAACCCTCGCCTCCGTGGCGCGGCGCCTGA
- a CDS encoding rhomboid-like protein, translated as MTSLAQAAPLRWAARFPVTLCYVLGLAAVAFFQRGLSDARGQQLVSQTSTNLRNLAEGRWLTLLESAFVTQEDPSRIWVWLPGFACLLALGEWIWRSRRLAGAIVLSHVGGTALVALGLVVALRLGWAESSVVDDDDVGVSYASMGAFGALIGAVPRALRLPWAAWWLAAAALALWRDRDFTSAGHLVSLCLGLMAGAWFARGGERTRWTPLMLCLAAVAFVFSFDVLVDVRAFGFDPQAPAASPP; from the coding sequence ATGACCTCTCTTGCCCAGGCTGCTCCACTGCGGTGGGCCGCCCGGTTCCCAGTGACCCTCTGCTACGTCCTCGGCCTTGCCGCGGTCGCTTTCTTCCAACGCGGCCTCTCGGACGCGCGCGGCCAACAACTGGTTTCCCAGACCAGCACGAATCTGCGCAATCTTGCCGAAGGCAGGTGGCTGACATTGTTGGAAAGCGCTTTTGTCACACAAGAGGATCCGAGCAGGATCTGGGTGTGGCTGCCGGGCTTCGCCTGTCTGCTGGCGCTGGGGGAATGGATCTGGCGGTCTCGCCGGTTGGCGGGCGCGATCGTGTTGAGCCATGTCGGGGGCACGGCGCTCGTGGCCCTCGGGCTCGTCGTGGCGCTCCGGCTCGGCTGGGCGGAGAGTTCCGTGGTGGACGACGACGATGTGGGCGTGAGCTATGCCTCGATGGGGGCGTTCGGCGCGTTGATCGGCGCTGTGCCGCGCGCGTTGCGTCTGCCATGGGCCGCGTGGTGGTTGGCGGCGGCGGCGCTCGCCCTGTGGCGCGATCGGGACTTCACCAGCGCCGGGCATCTCGTCTCCTTGTGCTTGGGCCTGATGGCAGGGGCGTGGTTCGCGCGAGGGGGCGAGCGGACGCGCTGGACGCCTCTGATGCTCTGCCTCGCCGCCGTCGCGTTCGTGTTCTCCTTCGACGTCCTCGTGGACGTGCGGGCCTTTGGGTTCGACCCGCAGGCGCCCGCGGCCTCGCCGCCCTAG
- a CDS encoding PaaI family thioesterase, translated as MTMPPEPRTPDSWGPARSKTVQWHDPAPNAAAGRRMSGAEYLAAMRDGRLPGPPISGLLGMELVSFGEGEVVFRCVPDDSAHNPIGVVHGGLVCALLDSVCGCAAHTMLPAGVGYTSIELKVSYVRPVRSGDELTAKGWLVKPGSRVSFAEGEVRNQDGKVVETASSSLLIMKP; from the coding sequence ATGACCATGCCCCCGGAGCCGCGGACCCCCGACTCGTGGGGGCCCGCGCGTTCGAAGACCGTGCAGTGGCACGACCCCGCGCCGAACGCGGCAGCCGGTCGGCGCATGTCAGGAGCCGAGTATCTCGCCGCCATGCGAGACGGCAGGCTGCCGGGCCCGCCGATCAGCGGGCTGCTCGGCATGGAGCTCGTCTCCTTCGGCGAAGGCGAAGTCGTCTTCCGGTGCGTGCCGGACGACTCCGCGCACAACCCGATCGGGGTGGTGCACGGCGGCCTGGTGTGCGCGCTGTTGGACTCGGTGTGCGGTTGCGCCGCGCACACGATGCTGCCCGCCGGGGTCGGCTACACCTCCATCGAGCTCAAAGTGAGCTACGTGCGCCCAGTGCGCTCCGGCGACGAACTCACCGCCAAGGGCTGGCTCGTCAAACCGGGCTCGCGGGTGAGCTTCGCCGAGGGCGAGGTGCGCAACCAAGACGGCAAAGTGGTGGAGACCGCGTCGAGCAGCCTCTTGATCATGAAGCCCTAG
- a CDS encoding tat pathway signal sequence, with the protein MIRLNLFFALLSLVLALAGPRGYGLWGWWGLVAYLVGAVGSVGPWALGLIARIGVLERYDRLEPQFSKAAEALSVASVFIPFLRAVNAMLAGVAFGAWLLNKRWLAQAAVLVATGLIALGGPLVQLAVGHRPIASANWAIAAAPLAVMALWLLGRRFLRRQPAVRRPVR; encoded by the coding sequence ATGATCCGGCTGAACCTGTTCTTCGCGTTGCTGTCCTTGGTGCTGGCGTTGGCCGGGCCGCGCGGTTACGGGCTGTGGGGTTGGTGGGGCCTTGTGGCGTACCTCGTCGGCGCCGTGGGAAGCGTGGGCCCTTGGGCGCTGGGGTTGATCGCCCGCATCGGGGTCCTTGAGCGCTACGACAGGCTGGAGCCGCAATTCAGCAAGGCCGCCGAGGCGCTTTCGGTCGCGAGCGTCTTCATCCCGTTCCTCCGGGCGGTCAACGCCATGCTCGCCGGGGTCGCTTTCGGCGCGTGGCTGCTCAACAAACGCTGGCTGGCGCAGGCCGCGGTGCTCGTGGCAACCGGTCTCATCGCCCTCGGCGGGCCGCTTGTCCAGCTCGCCGTCGGGCATCGCCCAATCGCCTCCGCGAACTGGGCGATCGCGGCTGCGCCGCTCGCCGTCATGGCCTTGTGGCTCCTTGGGCGCCGGTTCCTTCGCCGCCAGCCCGCCGTGCGCAGGCCTGTGCGATAA
- the pip gene encoding prolyl aminopeptidase produces the protein MRSLYPEIEPRATGHLDVGDGQRIFWEQVGNPEGKPAVFLHGGPGGGINPKQRRFFDPKRYNVLLFDQRGCGRSTPHAGENPDLSLNTTWNLVSDIEKLREQMGVERWLVFGGSWGSTLALAYAQTHPERVSELVLRGVFLCRESELDWFYNPGGASQIFPDLWEEYLAPIPPAARGGNLIEEHAKLLWGRDQSAAEASAFAWTGWEDRTIGLTVDPHDREKDPRTALAFARIENWYFQNKAFLRENQLLEDVDKIRHIPAAIVHGRYDVICPVASAWELHRRWPESKLTITAQSGHTAFEAENTHHLVEATDAFAQ, from the coding sequence ATGCGCAGCCTCTACCCTGAAATCGAACCTCGAGCCACCGGCCACCTCGACGTCGGGGACGGCCAGCGGATCTTTTGGGAGCAGGTCGGCAACCCCGAAGGCAAACCCGCCGTCTTCCTGCACGGCGGGCCGGGCGGGGGGATCAACCCCAAACAGCGGCGGTTCTTCGACCCGAAACGCTACAACGTGCTGTTGTTCGACCAGCGCGGCTGCGGGCGTTCCACCCCGCACGCGGGCGAGAATCCAGACCTGTCGCTCAACACCACCTGGAATCTGGTCTCGGACATCGAGAAGCTTCGCGAGCAGATGGGAGTCGAACGCTGGCTGGTCTTCGGCGGCTCCTGGGGCTCGACGCTCGCCCTCGCCTACGCGCAAACCCATCCCGAGCGGGTGAGCGAACTCGTGCTCCGAGGCGTCTTCCTGTGCCGCGAATCCGAACTGGACTGGTTCTACAACCCTGGAGGCGCCAGCCAAATCTTCCCCGACCTCTGGGAGGAGTACTTGGCCCCGATCCCGCCCGCCGCGCGGGGCGGCAACCTCATCGAAGAGCACGCGAAACTCCTCTGGGGCCGCGACCAAAGCGCCGCGGAGGCCTCCGCCTTCGCCTGGACCGGATGGGAAGACCGCACCATCGGCCTGACCGTCGATCCGCATGACCGCGAGAAAGACCCGCGCACCGCGCTCGCCTTCGCCCGCATCGAAAACTGGTACTTCCAAAACAAGGCGTTCTTGCGGGAAAACCAACTGCTCGAAGACGTGGACAAGATCCGGCACATACCAGCGGCGATCGTCCACGGCCGCTACGACGTGATCTGCCCCGTCGCGAGCGCTTGGGAGCTGCATCGGCGTTGGCCGGAGTCGAAGTTGACGATCACCGCCCAGTCCGGGCACACGGCGTTCGAAGCGGAAAACACGCACCACCTGGTCGAAGCCACGGACGCGTTCGCCCAGTAG
- the panB gene encoding 3-methyl-2-oxobutanoate hydroxymethyltransferase yields MSVSAAPYATQTRPRVRISHLHEMKREGRKWAMLTAYDYTTAALLDAADIPVLLVGDSAANVVYGHDTTVSVEADELLPLVRGVARGAQRALVVADLPFGSYEASPAQAFETAARFARAGAHAVKLEGGEDYAEHISSLSRAGIPVMAHIGFTPQRVNSLSGFRVQGRGDEAETLVHDAIAVAEAGAFAVVMEMVPAELAAQITAKLTIPTVGIGAGPDCDAQVLVWQDMAGLTAGRTAKFVRRFAELGAALGEAAREYARDVESGAFPAPEHSY; encoded by the coding sequence ATGTCCGTTTCTGCTGCTCCTTATGCGACGCAAACCCGGCCCCGCGTGCGGATCAGCCATTTGCACGAGATGAAGCGCGAAGGCCGCAAGTGGGCGATGCTCACCGCGTACGACTACACCACCGCGGCGCTTTTGGACGCGGCCGACATCCCCGTGCTGCTGGTCGGCGACTCCGCCGCCAACGTGGTCTACGGGCACGACACCACGGTGTCGGTCGAAGCCGACGAGCTGTTGCCGCTGGTGCGCGGCGTCGCCAGAGGGGCGCAGCGCGCCTTGGTCGTCGCCGACCTGCCCTTCGGCAGCTACGAGGCGAGCCCCGCGCAAGCATTCGAGACCGCCGCCCGCTTCGCGCGGGCAGGGGCCCACGCGGTGAAACTGGAGGGCGGCGAGGACTACGCCGAGCACATCTCGTCGCTCAGCCGCGCCGGGATTCCGGTCATGGCCCACATCGGATTCACCCCCCAGCGCGTGAACAGCCTCTCCGGCTTCCGGGTGCAGGGCCGGGGCGACGAAGCCGAGACGCTGGTCCACGACGCCATCGCGGTCGCCGAGGCCGGAGCGTTCGCGGTGGTCATGGAAATGGTGCCCGCCGAACTCGCCGCGCAGATCACCGCCAAGCTGACCATTCCGACCGTCGGCATCGGAGCCGGGCCGGACTGCGACGCGCAGGTGCTGGTCTGGCAGGACATGGCCGGTTTGACCGCTGGGCGCACGGCGAAGTTCGTCCGGCGCTTCGCCGAGCTGGGCGCGGCGCTGGGCGAAGCCGCCCGCGAATACGCCCGAGACGTGGAGTCCGGGGCTTTCCCCGCCCCGGAGCACTCCTACTGA
- a CDS encoding alpha/beta hydrolase, whose amino-acid sequence MKEVFSVAAWGGAFLGKSGPRRARALAIVSATAAAAGVALVACPRSASAPDMPEALKPFYDQQVVWGSCQGYVADFKPSPRTECAMVKVPVDYQNPKGESAQIAVYRIKAAGQKIGSLLFNPGGPGGSGVGFVSGSASALVKLDIAQRFDLVGFDPRGIGHSTPSVHCLSDKEQDALRALNDNDYTPAGIARQETRNKDYAQKCAQRTGANFLAHVNSMDVARDMDVLRQALGDEKLNYVGYSYGTRIGTDYAELFPTHVRAMVLDGALDPNESPVDKLVNQAKGFEDAFRIFAADCATQDHCPLGNDPAQADEKFRALVLPLIEHPVNTRDGRGLGYSDAVLGTIQALYSKQLWVALREGLTEVKAGSGNILQLLSDLYMDRDSKSGHYSNEQDANIAVRCVDDAPTTDRSVVDQMDVQGRKVAPFEDDERGTGHGALDPCAFWPVKPTIAPTISSPPVGLPKIVVVSTTNDPATPYQAGVELAKQLGASLITYNGTQHTVSLQDQSQCVDNAVQQYLIDLKSPADGLTC is encoded by the coding sequence GTGAAAGAAGTGTTCTCTGTTGCGGCGTGGGGCGGCGCCTTTCTCGGCAAGTCCGGCCCCAGGCGCGCGCGGGCATTGGCGATTGTGTCGGCGACGGCCGCGGCCGCAGGTGTGGCGCTCGTCGCCTGCCCTCGGTCCGCCTCCGCGCCGGATATGCCCGAGGCGCTGAAGCCCTTTTACGACCAGCAGGTCGTCTGGGGCTCCTGCCAGGGCTATGTCGCCGACTTCAAACCGAGCCCGAGGACCGAGTGCGCCATGGTCAAGGTGCCGGTGGACTACCAGAACCCGAAGGGCGAGAGCGCGCAGATCGCCGTGTACCGGATCAAAGCCGCCGGCCAGAAGATCGGCTCTTTGCTCTTCAACCCCGGCGGTCCGGGCGGCTCCGGAGTCGGTTTCGTCTCAGGCTCCGCCTCGGCCCTGGTGAAACTGGACATCGCGCAGCGCTTCGACCTGGTCGGCTTCGACCCGAGGGGCATCGGCCACTCGACGCCCTCAGTGCACTGCTTGAGCGACAAAGAGCAAGACGCGTTGCGCGCGCTCAACGACAACGACTACACCCCTGCGGGCATCGCCCGCCAGGAAACCCGCAACAAGGATTACGCGCAGAAATGCGCCCAGCGCACGGGGGCGAATTTCCTCGCCCATGTGAACTCGATGGACGTCGCGCGGGACATGGACGTGCTGCGCCAGGCGCTCGGCGACGAGAAGCTGAATTATGTCGGCTACTCCTACGGCACCAGGATCGGCACCGACTACGCCGAGCTTTTCCCCACGCATGTGCGGGCGATGGTCCTCGACGGCGCGCTCGACCCGAATGAGAGCCCAGTGGACAAACTCGTCAACCAGGCGAAGGGCTTCGAGGACGCGTTCCGCATCTTCGCGGCAGACTGCGCCACCCAGGACCACTGCCCGCTGGGCAACGACCCCGCCCAGGCCGACGAGAAGTTCCGCGCCCTGGTCCTGCCGTTGATCGAGCATCCGGTCAACACGCGCGACGGACGTGGCCTCGGCTACTCGGACGCGGTCCTCGGCACCATCCAGGCGCTGTACTCCAAGCAGCTCTGGGTGGCGCTGCGGGAGGGGCTCACCGAGGTCAAGGCGGGTTCGGGCAATATTTTGCAGCTGCTGTCCGACCTGTACATGGACCGGGACTCGAAGTCCGGGCATTACAGCAACGAGCAAGACGCGAACATCGCTGTGCGATGCGTGGACGACGCTCCGACAACCGACCGTTCGGTCGTGGACCAGATGGACGTGCAGGGCCGCAAGGTCGCCCCGTTCGAGGACGACGAGCGCGGCACCGGGCACGGCGCGCTCGACCCGTGCGCGTTCTGGCCGGTCAAGCCCACCATCGCGCCGACGATTTCGAGCCCGCCCGTCGGATTGCCCAAGATTGTCGTGGTTTCCACCACGAATGACCCGGCCACGCCGTACCAAGCGGGCGTGGAGCTGGCCAAACAGCTCGGAGCCTCCCTCATCACGTACAACGGCACGCAGCACACCGTCTCTCTGCAAGACCAGAGCCAGTGCGTCGACAACGCGGTCCAGCAGTACTTGATCGACCTCAAGTCTCCCGCCGACGGTCTGACCTGCTGA